Proteins encoded together in one Candidatus Sulfotelmatobacter sp. window:
- a CDS encoding S41 family peptidase, which translates to MARSSRRSLYLVVFFLVACGFLGILFAQRSGQQSSMTGDSEVKDSLKQFTDVYSLVEDNYAEPVNADKAIYNGAIPGMLHALDPHSNFFDPKSYALMREDQRGKYYGVGMTVGPRNNKVIVIYPFTGTPAYKAGIHPGDVIIAVDGKSTENMSTGDVADLLKGPKGTTVHISIAREGVEKPMEFTLVRDEIPRYSVDVHFLIKPGIGYMHVNGFNETTEHEVSDALDSFGDLKGLILDLRGNPGGLLSEGVGVADKFLKKGQLIVSHHGRASAEKRYIAQHGNGGKDYPVVVLVNRLTASAAEIVSGAIQDHDRGLIVGEVTFGKGLVQTVYPLSENTGLALTTAHYYTPSGRLIQRDYSNISLYDYYYNRDQADNPNNATREVKLTDSGRTVYGGGGITPDVNVPPVKSNHFQDTLLQHYAFFNFAKRYVVNHKPTKSFEVDEATMQEFRKSLDEASISYTQADLLDNSDWIKSNIKSEIFVDAFGQDEGMKVRAESDPEVVKGLELLPQAKALADNAKKIVAEHNAAPAFNRQ; encoded by the coding sequence ATGGCTCGTAGTTCACGCCGCTCACTTTACCTTGTAGTTTTTTTCCTGGTTGCCTGTGGCTTTCTGGGCATTCTGTTCGCCCAGCGTTCCGGCCAACAGTCGTCGATGACGGGCGACTCCGAAGTCAAGGACAGCCTCAAGCAGTTCACCGACGTCTACTCTCTCGTTGAGGACAACTACGCCGAGCCGGTCAACGCGGACAAGGCCATCTACAATGGCGCAATTCCCGGCATGCTACACGCACTCGATCCGCACTCCAATTTCTTCGATCCGAAGTCCTACGCGCTCATGCGCGAAGACCAGCGCGGCAAATATTACGGCGTGGGTATGACCGTCGGCCCGCGCAATAACAAAGTCATCGTCATTTATCCCTTCACCGGCACGCCCGCCTACAAGGCCGGCATTCATCCCGGGGACGTAATCATCGCCGTCGACGGCAAATCGACCGAGAACATGAGCACCGGCGATGTCGCCGATCTGCTCAAAGGACCCAAAGGGACCACGGTTCACATCAGCATCGCGCGCGAAGGCGTCGAGAAGCCGATGGAGTTTACCCTCGTCCGCGACGAAATTCCGCGCTACAGCGTCGACGTTCATTTCCTCATCAAGCCCGGCATCGGCTACATGCATGTGAATGGCTTCAACGAAACCACCGAGCATGAAGTCTCGGATGCGCTCGATTCCTTCGGCGATCTTAAGGGACTCATTCTCGACCTGCGCGGCAATCCGGGTGGATTGCTCAGCGAGGGCGTCGGCGTCGCCGACAAGTTCCTGAAGAAAGGCCAACTCATCGTTTCGCACCACGGCCGCGCTTCAGCCGAGAAGCGTTACATCGCGCAGCATGGTAACGGCGGCAAAGACTATCCTGTGGTCGTGCTGGTCAATCGGCTCACAGCATCGGCGGCGGAAATTGTCTCCGGCGCCATCCAGGATCACGACCGCGGCTTGATCGTCGGTGAAGTCACATTCGGTAAAGGCTTGGTGCAGACGGTCTATCCGCTGTCTGAAAATACTGGCCTGGCCCTGACCACCGCTCACTACTACACGCCCAGCGGCCGCCTCATCCAGCGCGACTACAGCAACATTTCTCTCTACGACTATTATTACAATCGCGATCAGGCCGACAATCCAAACAACGCAACCCGCGAAGTGAAGCTCACCGACAGCGGACGCACCGTCTACGGCGGCGGCGGTATTACTCCCGACGTGAACGTTCCTCCCGTGAAGAGCAACCACTTTCAGGATACGCTCCTTCAACACTACGCTTTCTTCAACTTTGCCAAACGCTACGTGGTCAACCATAAACCCACGAAGAGCTTTGAAGTCGACGAAGCGACCATGCAGGAATTCCGCAAATCGCTTGACGAGGCCAGCATTTCCTACACGCAGGCGGATCTCCTCGACAACAGCGACTGGATCAAATCCAACATCAAGTCGGAGATTTTTGTCGATGCCTTCGGGCAGGATGAAGGCATGAAAGTTCGCGCCGAATCCGATCCCGAAGTGGTCAAGGGCCTCGAGCTTCTGCCGCAGGCAAAAGCTCTCGCCGACAACGCCAAGAAAATCGTCGCCGAGCACAACGCGGCCCCAGCGTTCAACCGCCAGTGA
- a CDS encoding prepilin peptidase, translating into MRPIILAGAIVLAMIAGWTDLRSRRIPNWLTVPGLVIGIVSNTALNGWSGLKTSLLGAAVGLALLLPFVLLRSLGAGDWKLAGALGAFTGPGLLIDVLLGSVFVAGVMAVALIIYKRRMRQTLRNIGHILISLVTFRLPGSRVTLDNPDSLKVPYGVALALSVVLYGILWKLKIAA; encoded by the coding sequence TTGAGGCCGATCATCCTCGCGGGGGCTATAGTTCTGGCGATGATCGCAGGCTGGACCGACCTGCGTAGCCGACGCATTCCGAACTGGCTGACGGTTCCGGGGCTAGTGATCGGAATAGTTTCGAACACCGCACTCAACGGCTGGAGCGGGCTCAAGACTTCCCTGTTGGGCGCGGCGGTCGGCCTGGCGTTGCTGCTGCCGTTCGTGCTGCTGCGCAGTCTGGGTGCGGGCGACTGGAAGCTGGCCGGCGCACTCGGAGCTTTCACCGGCCCCGGATTGCTGATCGATGTTCTGTTAGGTTCAGTCTTTGTGGCAGGAGTAATGGCGGTCGCGCTCATCATCTACAAGAGACGCATGCGGCAAACTTTGCGCAATATCGGGCATATCCTGATTTCGCTGGTAACTTTCCGGCTGCCGGGTTCGCGGGTTACGCTGGATAATCCGGATTCGCTGAAAGTCCCTTACGGCGTGGCGCTGGCGCTCTCGGTGGTGCTCTATGGAATTCTCTGGAAACTCAAAATCGCGGCCTGA
- a CDS encoding TadE/TadG family type IV pilus assembly protein — MKPDILIHARRLATEIRGAEIAEAAAVLPLMFMMLLGIFWFGQAFSIYGAITRAAQEGARAGALPYCATCNGSNTLTQYATNAVTATQTALTASKLDINQVPPYSSTPPAFNSCIGSSGSTGCANVSSNVCVQLPVQLTNQSGSGAGGAGVCGISVTFQYPFQFWLPFTSLNKQKIYLQASARVRLETH, encoded by the coding sequence ATGAAACCTGACATTCTTATCCACGCCCGCCGCCTCGCTACTGAAATCCGCGGCGCCGAGATCGCCGAAGCCGCCGCCGTCCTCCCATTGATGTTCATGATGCTGCTGGGAATTTTCTGGTTCGGGCAGGCCTTCAGCATCTATGGCGCCATCACCCGCGCCGCCCAGGAAGGCGCGCGCGCCGGAGCCCTGCCCTACTGCGCCACCTGCAACGGCAGCAACACGCTGACGCAGTATGCCACCAATGCAGTCACGGCCACGCAAACCGCCCTGACTGCCTCCAAGCTCGACATCAACCAAGTGCCGCCGTATTCCTCGACGCCGCCAGCGTTCAACTCTTGCATCGGCAGCAGTGGTTCGACGGGGTGCGCCAACGTAAGCAGCAACGTCTGCGTGCAACTCCCGGTTCAATTGACGAATCAGTCCGGATCGGGCGCCGGGGGTGCTGGCGTCTGCGGCATCTCCGTCACCTTCCAATATCCCTTCCAGTTCTGGCTGCCGTTCACTTCGCTGAACAAACAAAAAATTTATCTGCAAGCTTCCGCGCGGGTGCGTCTGGAGACCCATTGA
- a CDS encoding TadE family protein, with product MSIRSPRIFASSKRKPGKRETQKTLQDEVGAQLVEFAVALPLLVLFVVGIFDFSNAFTFKQKLTNIARDAARIAAADPAGDVRTAATPPPASVIDAFATVDGYLLANNINDCAPALSSTVGLTWTYTGTSNGCPSGGLTIVINRGYYFIPGTSTQTANATCTQVQAVGGTQTAIVSTCVSISYAYQWRFGKVASILGSTMALPMAVTVSSVAMNEN from the coding sequence ATGTCGATTCGCTCGCCTCGAATTTTTGCCTCCTCCAAAAGAAAGCCGGGGAAACGAGAGACGCAGAAAACGTTGCAGGACGAAGTCGGCGCGCAATTAGTGGAATTCGCCGTGGCTCTGCCCCTGCTGGTTTTGTTCGTCGTGGGCATCTTCGACTTCAGCAATGCCTTCACGTTCAAACAAAAACTCACCAACATCGCGCGTGATGCCGCCCGCATCGCCGCCGCCGATCCCGCGGGCGATGTACGAACAGCCGCGACTCCTCCGCCCGCCTCGGTCATCGATGCATTCGCCACAGTCGACGGCTACCTGCTGGCCAATAACATAAATGATTGCGCTCCCGCCCTCAGCAGCACTGTCGGCCTGACGTGGACTTACACAGGGACAAGCAACGGCTGCCCTTCAGGTGGCCTCACCATTGTCATCAACCGCGGCTACTACTTCATTCCTGGCACGTCTACCCAGACGGCCAATGCGACCTGTACCCAAGTCCAGGCCGTGGGCGGAACGCAAACCGCTATCGTCTCGACCTGCGTAAGTATTTCGTATGCCTATCAGTGGCGCTTCGGCAAGGTGGCCAGTATTCTTGGATCAACCATGGCGCTGCCCATGGCGGTCACCGTGTCTTCTGTAGCCATGAACGAGAATTAA
- a CDS encoding pilus assembly protein TadG-related protein, whose amino-acid sequence MVLVAIAMVAIIAMAALSIDVITLYLAREEAQRAADAAALAAARVISLSGMTGDTNNSDLSWQAVCGGPSSPASQAAIAVGTQSAVGGTVATSTSVTYSAAGGSGADCSAMPPAFAVNPQVTVVLTRASLPTFFSRIWGSTGNSVSATAVAEAYNPSNSGTFAGGTIIPVQPSCVKPWMVPNQDPRFPFLGIGTFCTPTGTACNKLVGLADGSIQNPGITLNGITAAGNTGVIGETFWLVPDCSYSGAPSGACSPLPIGNPQANLPPPGVQFKPQPNLLYVPGQAAYSPVAVPSCANVGAGGSPDYEPAIGGCDQSTQYQCGVQNTAGNAPMIDLSENLGVSQDVTNGVQCLIGEGDPGDSPPNGQDTFVNYAAPPVFPFQINAGINNPLGISGAPVTSSNSIVSLPIFDDSPPFALNPAGTTSVTIVGFLQVFINAVDPYGNIQVTVLNVAGCGNSGSGAIVSASPITGTSPVPIRLITPP is encoded by the coding sequence ATGGTGCTGGTAGCGATTGCCATGGTCGCCATTATTGCCATGGCCGCCCTTTCGATTGATGTGATTACGCTCTACCTGGCGCGCGAAGAGGCGCAACGCGCCGCCGACGCCGCGGCCCTGGCCGCCGCCCGTGTCATCTCGCTTTCCGGCATGACCGGCGACACCAACAACTCAGATCTCTCGTGGCAGGCGGTTTGCGGCGGGCCCAGCAGTCCCGCTAGTCAGGCCGCCATTGCAGTCGGAACGCAAAGCGCCGTCGGAGGCACCGTAGCCACTTCCACTAGCGTGACCTACTCCGCCGCCGGAGGCTCGGGAGCCGACTGTTCCGCCATGCCCCCAGCCTTCGCTGTGAATCCCCAGGTAACCGTGGTCCTCACCCGCGCCAGCCTGCCCACTTTTTTCTCCCGCATCTGGGGAAGCACCGGAAACTCGGTCAGCGCCACCGCCGTGGCCGAGGCCTACAATCCCTCCAATTCCGGAACGTTTGCCGGCGGTACCATCATCCCTGTGCAACCAAGCTGCGTGAAGCCCTGGATGGTTCCTAATCAAGATCCTCGCTTCCCTTTCCTCGGGATAGGAACCTTCTGCACTCCTACAGGCACCGCGTGCAACAAACTTGTCGGCCTTGCGGACGGCTCGATCCAGAACCCAGGAATTACCTTGAATGGCATCACGGCGGCAGGAAATACGGGTGTGATCGGAGAAACATTCTGGCTGGTGCCCGATTGCAGTTATTCCGGAGCGCCGTCAGGGGCGTGCTCTCCATTACCAATAGGCAATCCTCAGGCAAATCTTCCTCCCCCGGGCGTGCAATTCAAGCCTCAACCCAATCTCTTGTACGTTCCCGGGCAAGCTGCGTACTCTCCGGTCGCAGTCCCGTCTTGCGCCAACGTCGGAGCAGGCGGCAGTCCCGACTACGAACCCGCGATCGGTGGTTGCGATCAGTCCACTCAATATCAATGCGGCGTGCAAAACACCGCTGGCAATGCGCCCATGATTGACCTCAGCGAAAATCTTGGCGTTTCGCAGGATGTCACGAACGGCGTGCAGTGCCTGATTGGCGAAGGAGACCCCGGCGACTCGCCCCCTAATGGCCAGGACACATTCGTTAATTACGCGGCGCCTCCAGTCTTTCCATTCCAGATCAATGCCGGAATCAACAATCCGCTGGGAATCAGTGGCGCCCCAGTCACCAGCAGCAATTCGATTGTATCGCTCCCGATTTTTGACGACTCTCCACCTTTTGCTCTTAATCCGGCGGGAACGACCAGCGTCACCATCGTGGGCTTCCTACAGGTATTCATCAACGCGGTGGACCCGTACGGAAACATCCAGGTTACTGTCTTGAACGTAGCTGGGTGCGGAAATAGCGGAAGCGGCGCGATCGTGAGCGCCAGCCCCATCACCGGAACGTCTCCCGTGCCGATCCGCCTGATCACGCCACCATAG
- a CDS encoding AMIN domain-containing protein, whose amino-acid sequence MLAGVSLLAASLAMAQSSVRAVKVLGAKDVVEIEVDASDRIVPETRVLTGPDRLVVDFPNAVPGKQLRSQSVDRGEVKDLRVGLFQAKPPVTRVVLDLKTAQSYQVFPNGRTVIIKVMGGAVLDASAGAGNFPADGASADGISADGARRPSLVTANYTTRAEPVSVLNSVEPVVDITYRDGMLGIRANKVTLAQVLYAVQQRTGAEVSIAAGAEQEKVVAEIEPAPAPEVLARLLNGSKFNFLILSAVDDPAKLDRVILSARPDGGYVPPPAPVLAQNQQQNQNENREDEQAPMSQPGARPPASEQVGTPPSPEAKATEETTPD is encoded by the coding sequence ATGCTGGCGGGAGTGTCTCTGCTCGCGGCGTCTTTGGCGATGGCGCAGAGTTCAGTTCGTGCAGTCAAAGTGCTGGGCGCTAAAGACGTGGTTGAAATTGAAGTGGACGCCAGTGACAGAATCGTCCCGGAGACGCGGGTGCTGACTGGGCCGGATCGCTTGGTTGTCGATTTTCCCAATGCCGTTCCCGGAAAGCAGTTGCGCAGTCAGTCGGTGGATCGCGGCGAAGTGAAAGACCTGCGCGTTGGGTTGTTTCAGGCGAAGCCTCCGGTGACGCGGGTAGTGTTGGACTTAAAAACCGCGCAGTCGTATCAAGTGTTTCCGAACGGGCGCACGGTCATCATTAAAGTTATGGGCGGCGCAGTGCTGGACGCCTCGGCGGGAGCCGGCAACTTTCCTGCGGACGGGGCGTCTGCGGACGGGATATCAGCGGACGGGGCGCGGCGTCCCAGCCTGGTGACGGCGAACTACACCACGCGGGCGGAGCCGGTCAGCGTTCTGAATTCGGTTGAGCCGGTGGTGGATATTACGTATCGCGACGGGATGCTCGGGATCAGGGCGAACAAGGTGACGCTGGCGCAGGTTTTATATGCGGTGCAGCAGCGCACGGGAGCCGAGGTTTCGATTGCGGCCGGTGCGGAGCAGGAAAAAGTTGTGGCCGAGATCGAGCCCGCGCCTGCGCCGGAAGTTCTGGCGCGTCTGCTGAATGGCTCGAAATTTAACTTTCTGATTCTGAGCGCGGTGGACGATCCGGCGAAACTGGATCGCGTGATTCTGAGCGCTCGGCCGGACGGCGGGTACGTGCCGCCGCCTGCTCCAGTACTCGCGCAAAACCAACAACAAAATCAAAACGAAAACCGCGAGGATGAGCAAGCGCCGATGAGTCAACCGGGCGCCCGCCCGCCTGCGTCCGAGCAGGTTGGGACTCCTCCCTCGCCGGAAGCCAAAGCGACTGAGGAAACTACGCCCGATTAG
- a CDS encoding PEP-CTERM sorting domain-containing protein: MKAVHRVDEADRTLWLQAEQESDGMAENGMAENRPVYPYSVVPGGVKDAKELKWAAAHDPVVAAHYAGFDYDHARVVRLVLARTVYVSYRIGNKIYWMRHRITLKKGETIITDGQMIARTRCANRVQEMPQQATSESEPPAAKFEEPIHSNTGTAIAGPPVPFQSALLNRRPAAGLGPAAPLSLVDPFGMGTMIPLTPPPLPGICGIGKNKNGSVTITKNKKKGNPCGNGEGGGGEVPEPSTWLLVASGLAVMLWTSRQRLARM, from the coding sequence GTGAAAGCAGTTCACCGGGTGGACGAAGCCGACCGGACTCTCTGGTTGCAAGCCGAACAGGAATCGGATGGGATGGCGGAGAATGGGATGGCGGAGAATCGTCCGGTATATCCCTATTCCGTGGTTCCGGGCGGAGTGAAAGATGCGAAGGAGTTGAAGTGGGCGGCAGCTCATGACCCAGTGGTCGCGGCCCATTATGCCGGATTCGACTACGACCACGCTCGCGTGGTGCGTCTGGTTCTGGCCCGCACCGTCTATGTTTCGTATCGCATCGGCAATAAGATTTATTGGATGCGGCACCGGATTACGCTGAAGAAGGGCGAAACCATTATTACGGATGGCCAGATGATCGCACGCACGCGCTGTGCGAATCGCGTGCAAGAAATGCCCCAGCAGGCGACGAGCGAGTCGGAGCCACCCGCGGCAAAGTTCGAGGAACCGATTCACTCCAATACCGGCACCGCGATCGCGGGTCCGCCGGTCCCATTCCAATCCGCATTGCTGAATCGCCGGCCCGCAGCGGGACTAGGACCTGCCGCACCCTTAAGTTTGGTGGATCCGTTTGGAATGGGAACGATGATTCCACTAACTCCGCCGCCGCTTCCTGGGATCTGCGGAATCGGGAAGAACAAGAACGGTAGCGTGACCATCACGAAGAATAAGAAAAAAGGGAATCCTTGTGGCAACGGCGAGGGCGGTGGAGGAGAGGTTCCTGAGCCCTCGACCTGGCTGCTGGTCGCTTCCGGCTTGGCCGTGATGTTATGGACGAGTCGGCAAAGACTGGCCCGAATGTAG
- a CDS encoding PEP-CTERM sorting domain-containing protein yields MRSSLALFVALMTLVLTDAAFAKSVTLTYEYQNQAYYFSVNGSHNYTTLMCDSFDNSIYRGETWTATATPFLQGIANSMFGPSMTLDYKAAGLIFKSMLAGNLTTLQAQWAVWGLFSTNAQNNALFTTYGGAATDSTYLALAGTASNGQFSGLVLYTPAGGKPGSGPQEFIGYSPVPEPGSMTLLGTGLLGLAGMMRRKFAKA; encoded by the coding sequence ATGCGATCTTCTCTGGCCCTGTTTGTGGCGCTCATGACGCTGGTTCTGACCGACGCCGCTTTCGCGAAGTCCGTGACCCTGACCTACGAATATCAGAATCAAGCCTATTATTTCTCGGTCAACGGCAGCCACAACTATACGACGCTGATGTGCGACAGCTTCGACAACAGCATTTATCGCGGCGAGACCTGGACCGCGACCGCCACTCCGTTCTTGCAAGGCATTGCCAACAGTATGTTCGGCCCGTCGATGACGCTGGACTACAAAGCCGCTGGCCTGATCTTCAAGAGCATGCTGGCCGGCAATCTGACTACGCTGCAGGCGCAGTGGGCGGTATGGGGACTGTTCTCCACGAACGCGCAGAATAACGCGCTCTTCACCACTTACGGCGGCGCGGCCACCGACTCCACTTATCTGGCCTTGGCCGGAACCGCCTCGAACGGCCAGTTCAGCGGACTGGTGCTTTACACCCCGGCGGGCGGCAAACCCGGCTCCGGGCCCCAGGAGTTCATCGGCTACAGCCCGGTTCCGGAACCCGGCAGCATGACTCTGCTCGGCACCGGCTTGCTCGGCCTGGCCGGGATGATGCGCCGCAAATTCGCCAAAGCGTAA
- a CDS encoding energy transducer TonB — MFAQLNPATARRQRWLRVGSLGLHALVLAWLLHSPEPRLLTATSVASGQNGKSVTRLYWSSKFPDDSTHSSPDSAIEHFRHQRLSHEKLTFKAPAQQAKLATPQNPLARTPAADNSQTQTLSALGHGAQAGSTYGTLNRGSFFGDEVRPALPIATSDPVVYPWQLPDSPGNEVIEITIDQRGEIVRKTVLQSLGPDIDTKCLAALDNWHFQPATRNGAPISSKQDAIFPFHARG; from the coding sequence ATGTTTGCCCAGCTCAATCCCGCGACCGCCCGCCGGCAGCGCTGGCTGCGAGTCGGTTCGCTTGGTCTTCACGCTTTGGTCCTGGCCTGGTTGCTGCATAGTCCCGAGCCTAGGCTACTCACGGCGACGTCCGTCGCATCCGGTCAGAACGGCAAATCCGTCACGCGGCTGTATTGGTCCAGCAAATTTCCCGACGACAGCACCCACAGCTCTCCCGACAGCGCGATCGAGCATTTCCGCCATCAACGCCTGAGCCACGAGAAATTGACGTTCAAAGCTCCGGCACAGCAGGCGAAACTGGCGACGCCGCAAAATCCGCTGGCCCGCACTCCTGCTGCCGACAATTCCCAAACTCAAACGCTTTCCGCGCTCGGTCACGGCGCGCAGGCCGGCTCAACCTACGGAACCCTGAATCGCGGATCGTTCTTCGGCGACGAAGTCCGTCCCGCGCTTCCCATCGCCACCTCCGATCCCGTGGTCTATCCGTGGCAGTTGCCCGACTCCCCCGGTAACGAAGTGATCGAAATAACCATCGACCAACGCGGTGAAATCGTCCGCAAGACCGTGCTGCAAAGCCTGGGCCCGGACATTGACACCAAATGTCTAGCCGCCCTCGACAACTGGCACTTTCAACCCGCCACACGCAACGGCGCCCCCATCTCATCGAAGCAGGACGCGATCTTTCCCTTCCACGCCCGCGGCTAG
- the ribA gene encoding GTP cyclohydrolase II — translation MRENKIQQVASADFPTRWGKFRIYGFRGVAGGNAAGNPEEAVALVMGDVKSQPALVRIHSQCLTGDVFHSLRCDCRQQLELSLSMIAEEGAGILIYEQQEGRGIGLMAKLQAYELQDAGLDTVEANERLGFKNDYRDFTLPAEILKSLGVTRVRLLSNNPEKVEALERAGVQVVERVPCEVTPSPHAEEYLKTKKEKLGHLFT, via the coding sequence GTGAGAGAAAACAAAATCCAACAGGTCGCGTCCGCCGACTTCCCCACCCGCTGGGGCAAGTTCCGTATTTACGGCTTCCGCGGCGTAGCAGGCGGCAACGCCGCGGGAAATCCCGAAGAGGCCGTCGCTCTAGTGATGGGCGACGTCAAGTCGCAGCCCGCCTTGGTGCGCATCCACTCTCAATGCCTCACCGGCGACGTCTTTCACTCCCTGCGCTGCGATTGCCGCCAGCAGCTTGAACTGTCGCTCTCCATGATTGCCGAGGAAGGCGCCGGCATCCTGATTTACGAGCAGCAGGAGGGCCGCGGCATCGGCCTGATGGCCAAACTGCAAGCTTACGAGTTGCAGGACGCCGGTCTCGATACCGTTGAAGCCAACGAACGCCTCGGCTTCAAAAACGACTACCGCGACTTCACTCTCCCGGCCGAAATTCTGAAATCGCTCGGAGTCACGCGCGTGCGCTTGCTTTCGAATAATCCAGAAAAAGTCGAAGCCCTCGAACGCGCCGGAGTGCAAGTAGTCGAGCGCGTCCCCTGCGAAGTTACTCCCAGCCCCCACGCCGAAGAATATCTGAAGACAAAGAAAGAAAAACTCGGCCACCTGTTCACCTAG
- a CDS encoding glycosyltransferase family 87 protein — protein sequence MPNSKNRWSSPSALLLALIGAASMLYYHQGLFMPRVVAVRTAEGLGQGYSFGNDFYQVWLTSRELLRGRRDLYSPEMTREIQVGLYGRPLDIARPGDPIDRRVFPYPAFADLLFWPAAELPFEIIRAAIVCVLAALTIASVMLWLRVLDWPLTWNWIAVVLLLTLCSYPALEALFASQLGLLVSFLLAASILALQRNRFLLSGILMAITTIKPQVTLLAIVYLLLWTLNNWQARNRFATGFFSTLTLLVGASLAVMPHWIEAWARTVLAYRHYTRPPLVTEVLTSPLGPHWSSVATLLLTAASIVIAIILAWRYRAAAANSFAFVLTLSLLLSITTITILPGQAVYDHLILLPGILLLARQSGLCRANAPVPSLLLLVGGLVLFWPWLAAFALILLRPFIPPAIFDSTPVFSLPIRTAASLPFAVLALLAWTLRTASRQVTPAPNPESASATSYS from the coding sequence ATGCCCAACTCTAAAAATCGTTGGTCCTCGCCTTCCGCGCTTCTCCTCGCCCTGATCGGCGCCGCGTCCATGCTCTACTATCATCAGGGACTCTTCATGCCCCGCGTCGTCGCAGTGCGCACCGCGGAGGGCCTAGGCCAGGGATATTCCTTCGGCAACGACTTCTATCAGGTCTGGCTCACTTCCCGCGAACTGCTGCGGGGAAGACGCGATCTCTATAGCCCAGAAATGACCCGCGAAATCCAGGTCGGCCTCTATGGCCGCCCGCTCGATATCGCGCGTCCCGGCGATCCCATCGACCGCCGCGTATTTCCCTACCCCGCATTCGCCGATTTATTGTTCTGGCCGGCTGCGGAGTTGCCCTTTGAAATCATCCGCGCGGCGATCGTCTGCGTTCTCGCCGCCCTCACGATCGCCAGTGTAATGCTCTGGCTGCGCGTCCTCGACTGGCCCCTCACCTGGAACTGGATCGCCGTCGTTCTTCTTCTCACGCTATGCAGCTATCCCGCGCTCGAAGCCCTGTTCGCCTCTCAGTTGGGACTATTGGTCTCGTTCCTGCTTGCCGCTTCCATCCTCGCGCTCCAGCGAAACCGTTTTCTGCTCTCCGGAATCCTCATGGCGATCACCACCATCAAGCCGCAAGTGACTCTGCTTGCGATCGTCTATCTTCTCTTGTGGACTCTCAATAACTGGCAAGCCCGCAACCGCTTCGCGACCGGATTCTTCTCTACGCTGACTCTCTTGGTCGGCGCATCTCTGGCCGTGATGCCTCACTGGATCGAAGCCTGGGCCCGTACCGTTCTCGCGTACCGCCACTACACCCGCCCGCCTCTGGTCACGGAAGTTCTCACTTCCCCATTAGGACCACACTGGTCCTCGGTTGCAACGCTTTTGTTAACCGCGGCGTCTATCGTCATCGCGATAATTCTGGCGTGGCGCTATCGTGCGGCGGCTGCTAATTCTTTTGCATTCGTTCTCACCCTCAGCCTCTTGCTCTCGATCACAACCATCACGATCCTCCCCGGCCAGGCGGTCTATGATCACCTGATTCTTCTCCCGGGAATTCTGCTGCTGGCGCGCCAAAGCGGATTGTGCAGGGCGAACGCTCCTGTCCCGAGCCTCCTGCTATTGGTCGGCGGCCTGGTTCTGTTCTGGCCGTGGCTCGCGGCATTCGCGCTGATCCTTCTGCGACCGTTCATACCGCCCGCGATCTTCGATTCCACTCCAGTTTTCTCGCTGCCTATCCGCACCGCCGCGTCGCTTCCCTTTGCCGTGCTGGCGCTGCTCGCCTGGACACTCCGAACCGCGTCCCGCCAAGTCACTCCCGCGCCGAATCCAGAATCCGCTTCAGCGACTTCTTATTCTTGA